In Pseudomonas alcaliphila JAB1, a single window of DNA contains:
- a CDS encoding DUF6162 family protein, whose product MTTQVVRPAGAGHESLWVAVLSLAIILLAATVISLRSESHAEESVAAHQIDARRDLNAAEQGIHTELVVAFDEILMLQDELQALPEPQQLAEEGIPPFTNDASTATRGHHAWQLLQVGDDHAYQGLSGDSAVAGSFLLLPSAAGADIWLNRAHDAAAPHNLHADALIAAGWRQVASQYDAGVTRQHRH is encoded by the coding sequence ATGACCACCCAAGTGGTACGCCCGGCCGGCGCCGGGCATGAAAGCCTGTGGGTGGCCGTCCTCAGCCTGGCGATCATCCTGCTGGCCGCGACAGTCATCAGCCTGCGTAGCGAGAGCCACGCGGAAGAAAGCGTCGCCGCCCACCAGATAGATGCCCGCCGTGATCTCAACGCCGCCGAGCAAGGCATCCATACCGAATTGGTGGTGGCCTTCGACGAGATTCTCATGCTGCAGGACGAACTGCAGGCGCTGCCCGAGCCGCAGCAACTGGCCGAAGAAGGCATTCCGCCCTTCACCAACGACGCCAGCACCGCCACCCGTGGCCACCACGCCTGGCAACTGCTGCAGGTCGGTGATGACCATGCCTACCAGGGCCTGAGCGGCGACAGTGCCGTCGCCGGCTCCTTCCTGCTGCTGCCGAGCGCAGCGGGTGCCGACATCTGGCTCAACCGCGCCCACGATGCCGCTGCCCCGCACAACCTGCATGCCGATGCCCTGATCGCCGCCGGCTGGCGCCAGGTCGCCAGCCAATACGACGCCGGCGTCACCCGCCAGCACCGCCACTGA
- a CDS encoding carbon-nitrogen hydrolase family protein translates to MRLLITLLLALALLTGLGSYAHWIAQRPSSHYLSDLRSQVALDIGEPGTRGNLLGIQPELFAADYQSLARLRLKLAAYLDHAREQGMLNERTVVVLPEHIGTWLLAVGEKEELYRATERRQAMHWLAASNPLDFLGALLSAGSDARLDDAMLRTKAKTMARDYQQLFGDLARDYQITLVAGSIVLPEPRVERGRLEVGRGPLYNVSLVFDQAGNPQGQPQRHAFSAGALATRAPEALQVLETPAGRLGVLLGGTIEQFQAKAIDGEAVELLAMPSDLDGLTDDTDFTEQLQAHGIRAGVKVHLRGRLWERSGQSQALAFDAGRSERGASERGAQLINLWL, encoded by the coding sequence ATGCGCCTACTGATCACCCTTCTGCTCGCGCTCGCACTGCTGACCGGTCTTGGCAGCTACGCCCACTGGATCGCGCAGCGTCCCAGCAGCCATTACCTGTCCGACCTGCGCAGCCAGGTCGCACTCGATATCGGCGAGCCCGGCACACGCGGCAACCTGCTGGGCATCCAGCCGGAACTGTTCGCCGCCGACTATCAGAGCCTCGCGCGCCTGCGCCTGAAGCTGGCCGCCTACCTGGATCATGCCCGCGAGCAGGGCATGCTCAACGAACGTACCGTCGTCGTGCTGCCCGAACATATCGGCACCTGGCTGCTCGCCGTCGGCGAGAAGGAAGAGCTCTACCGCGCCACCGAGCGCCGTCAGGCCATGCACTGGCTGGCGGCGAGCAATCCACTGGATTTTCTCGGCGCACTGCTCAGTGCTGGAAGCGACGCGCGCCTGGACGACGCCATGTTGCGTACCAAGGCCAAGACCATGGCGCGCGACTATCAGCAGCTGTTTGGCGATCTGGCCCGCGATTACCAGATCACCCTGGTTGCAGGCTCGATCGTTCTGCCCGAGCCCCGCGTGGAACGGGGCCGCCTCGAAGTCGGTCGCGGGCCGCTGTACAACGTCAGCCTGGTATTCGATCAGGCCGGTAACCCGCAGGGCCAGCCGCAACGCCACGCCTTCAGTGCCGGCGCACTCGCCACCAGAGCGCCGGAGGCCCTGCAGGTGCTGGAGACCCCGGCAGGCCGGCTTGGCGTACTGCTAGGCGGCACTATCGAACAGTTCCAGGCGAAGGCAATCGATGGCGAAGCAGTAGAGCTGCTGGCCATGCCCAGCGATCTGGATGGCCTGACGGACGACACCGACTTCACCGAACAGCTGCAGGCCCACGGCATTCGTGCGGGAGTGAAAGTCCATCTGCGCGGCCGATTGTGGGAGCGTAGCGGTCAGTCCCAGGCGCTCGCCTTCGATGCCGGACGCAGCGAACGAGGCGCCAGCGAGCGCGGCGCGCAACTGATCAATCTATGGCTATAA
- a CDS encoding metal ABC transporter substrate-binding protein, which yields MPSRFVSRRLLASLLLSLGAALAPVLASADNHRLRIGITLHPYYSYVSNIVGDRAEVVPLIPAGFNPHAYEPRAEDIKRIGGLDVVVLNGVGHDDFADRMIAASEKPDVPVIEANARVPLLAATGQAARGAGKVVNPHTFLSISASIAQINNIARELGKLDPDNAKFYSQNARAYGKRLRGLRAEALGKLTDTKGSELRVATIHAAYDYLLREFGLEVTAVVEPAHGIEPSPSQLKKTIDQLKELDVQVIFSEMDFPSSYVDTIHRESGVKIYPLTHISYGEYTAKKYEEEMARNLDTVVRAIQDEGV from the coding sequence ATGCCCTCTCGCTTCGTCTCCCGCCGCCTGCTGGCCAGCCTGCTGCTGAGCCTGGGCGCCGCCCTCGCCCCCGTGCTCGCCAGCGCCGACAACCACCGCCTGCGCATTGGCATCACTCTGCACCCCTACTACAGCTACGTCAGCAATATCGTCGGCGACCGCGCCGAGGTGGTGCCGCTGATCCCGGCCGGCTTCAACCCGCACGCCTACGAGCCGCGCGCCGAGGACATCAAGCGCATCGGCGGTCTCGACGTGGTGGTACTCAACGGCGTCGGCCACGATGACTTCGCCGACCGCATGATCGCCGCCAGCGAGAAGCCGGACGTTCCTGTGATCGAAGCCAACGCCCGCGTGCCCCTGCTCGCCGCCACCGGCCAGGCTGCACGCGGTGCCGGCAAAGTGGTCAACCCGCACACCTTCCTCTCCATCAGCGCCTCCATCGCGCAGATCAACAACATCGCCCGCGAACTGGGCAAGCTCGACCCGGACAACGCCAAGTTCTACAGCCAGAACGCCCGCGCCTATGGCAAGCGCCTGCGCGGCCTGCGCGCCGAAGCGCTGGGCAAGCTGACCGACACCAAGGGCAGCGAGCTGCGCGTGGCCACCATCCACGCTGCCTACGACTACTTGCTGCGCGAGTTCGGCCTGGAGGTCACCGCAGTGGTCGAGCCGGCCCACGGTATCGAACCGAGCCCCAGCCAACTGAAGAAGACCATCGACCAGCTCAAGGAACTGGACGTGCAGGTGATCTTCTCGGAGATGGACTTCCCCTCCAGCTACGTCGACACCATCCATCGTGAATCCGGCGTGAAGATCTACCCGCTGACCCATATTTCCTATGGCGAGTACACCGCCAAGAAATACGAAGAGGAGATGGCCCGCAACCTCGACACCGTGGTACGCGCCATTCAGGACGAAGGCGTATGA
- a CDS encoding thiamine pyrophosphate-binding protein — translation MSKAATAPSALGRFWYRWRFHLNVLLVLIPLGFMPKYFQDVALFRGDSGLGEREFGEVQVGPWSLRLAEFRNQPPQLEGPAGYMKSFNAALCQACISQVKVVYLRIGKPRNLRAAGGLFFGSPYRMGTSIPVPPRTKPDAELWITAEGWDGTVHQASIPLAEASPATIAWLKQQGGKP, via the coding sequence ATGAGCAAGGCCGCAACCGCCCCGTCCGCTCTGGGCCGTTTCTGGTACAGGTGGCGCTTCCACCTCAATGTGCTGCTGGTGCTGATCCCCCTGGGCTTCATGCCCAAGTATTTCCAGGATGTCGCGCTGTTCCGCGGCGACAGCGGCCTCGGCGAGCGTGAGTTCGGCGAGGTCCAGGTCGGCCCCTGGAGCCTGCGCCTGGCCGAGTTTCGCAACCAGCCGCCGCAACTGGAAGGCCCGGCCGGCTATATGAAGAGTTTCAACGCCGCGCTGTGCCAGGCGTGCATCAGCCAGGTCAAGGTGGTCTACCTGCGCATCGGCAAGCCGCGCAACCTGCGCGCCGCCGGCGGGTTGTTCTTCGGCAGCCCCTACCGCATGGGCACGAGCATTCCCGTACCGCCACGCACCAAGCCCGACGCCGAGTTGTGGATCACCGCCGAGGGCTGGGACGGCACGGTGCATCAGGCATCCATTCCCCTAGCCGAGGCTTCGCCCGCCACCATCGCCTGGCTGAAACAACAAGGAGGCAAACCATGA
- a CDS encoding PepSY domain-containing protein, whose product MSKKSRSRLWFLVHSWLALPVWFFLLIICVTGTLATVSQEIVWLANPDVRASKPSDDAQRLSFGQVLEAINRAEPELIVQSIGRPDEDHFALTARVSYPDGSSPLLYVNPYSGAIQGVSPEFDFRQFTRALHGWWLVPFTNGYSWGWYLVSLMGLPMLLSLITGLVVYKKFWKGFFSPRLRIGQGARIFWGDFHRLSGIWSIWFIAVISITGIWFLIQAILGDTHVSISTEGVPPVVAREEVPLAPSAAEVPRISLDAAVLKATDVIPGLEPSFVSLPGYAYGHYSVWGRGWYPLMFQSASINPYNGDIDATRLLSDRSGLEFVTESMRPLHTGDFGGLWVKLLWFIFGLLLSMMVLSGLLIWTKRTAQATVAAVKRPARAAKPAPIVATREISESRP is encoded by the coding sequence ATGTCCAAGAAATCCCGCTCCAGACTCTGGTTTCTCGTCCACAGCTGGCTGGCCCTACCGGTCTGGTTCTTCCTGCTGATCATCTGTGTCACCGGCACCCTGGCCACGGTCAGCCAGGAGATCGTCTGGCTGGCCAACCCGGACGTACGCGCCAGCAAGCCGTCCGATGATGCGCAGCGCCTGAGCTTCGGCCAGGTACTGGAAGCGATCAATCGCGCCGAGCCCGAGCTGATCGTGCAGTCCATCGGCCGCCCGGACGAAGATCACTTCGCCCTCACCGCGCGCGTCAGCTATCCCGACGGCAGCTCGCCGTTGCTGTACGTCAACCCCTATAGCGGGGCGATCCAGGGGGTCAGCCCGGAGTTCGACTTCCGCCAGTTCACCCGCGCCCTGCATGGCTGGTGGCTGGTGCCGTTCACCAATGGCTACAGCTGGGGCTGGTACCTGGTGTCGCTGATGGGTCTGCCGATGCTGCTGTCGCTGATCACCGGCCTGGTGGTCTACAAGAAGTTCTGGAAAGGCTTCTTCAGCCCACGCCTGCGCATAGGCCAGGGCGCGCGCATCTTCTGGGGCGACTTCCACCGCCTCTCCGGCATCTGGTCGATCTGGTTCATCGCGGTCATTTCCATCACCGGCATCTGGTTCCTGATCCAGGCGATTCTCGGCGATACCCACGTGTCGATCTCCACCGAAGGCGTACCGCCAGTGGTGGCGCGCGAGGAAGTGCCGCTAGCGCCGAGCGCTGCCGAAGTGCCGCGCATCAGCCTGGACGCCGCCGTGCTCAAGGCCACCGACGTCATCCCGGGCCTGGAGCCAAGTTTCGTCAGCCTGCCGGGCTATGCCTACGGCCATTATTCGGTCTGGGGCCGCGGCTGGTATCCGCTGATGTTCCAGTCCGCCTCGATCAACCCCTACAACGGCGACATCGACGCTACCCGCCTGCTCAGCGACCGCTCGGGCCTGGAGTTCGTCACCGAGTCCATGCGGCCGCTGCACACCGGCGACTTCGGTGGCCTGTGGGTCAAATTGCTGTGGTTCATCTTCGGCCTGCTGCTGAGCATGATGGTGCTCAGCGGCCTGCTGATCTGGACCAAGCGCACCGCCCAGGCCACGGTCGCTGCGGTCAAGCGGCCGGCACGCGCCGCCAAGCCGGCCCCGATCGTCGCCACCCGTGAAATCTCGGAGAGCCGCCCATGA
- a CDS encoding AraC family transcriptional regulator, with translation MAIKASRVRLGDLSVGFTQALADALREQGQRPEPLLEQFGLDAARLNEPRARLSIPRFMRLGHSAIALCDNPALGLDMGRHSRLSQVGLAGICAAQAPDLREAARTLTRFEPLYAANYRGRSGLSEDARGAWLHFYSISPYNAYNRFVVDSVLAGWQTNLSQVVDRSITAEKVEIEFPAPDYGERYEALFGCPVEFSAGANRLRLSSETLALRNPQHCPGTWRHLLELCERELEQLTRTRSLRERVIQLLGPLLHGHEPDLQEVARSLHLPSWTLRRKLAEEGTQFRTILNDTRRDLATAYIRDTELAFGEIAYLLGFASAEAFQRAFKRWLGQTPGDYRRAQRRAG, from the coding sequence ATGGCTATAAAAGCATCACGCGTTCGCCTCGGCGATCTCTCCGTCGGCTTCACTCAGGCGCTGGCCGACGCATTGCGCGAACAGGGTCAGCGCCCCGAACCCCTGCTCGAGCAATTTGGCCTGGATGCCGCACGCCTGAACGAGCCGCGCGCACGCCTGTCGATTCCGCGCTTCATGCGCCTTGGCCATAGCGCCATTGCCCTGTGCGACAACCCCGCCCTGGGCCTGGACATGGGCCGTCACAGCCGCCTCAGCCAGGTTGGCCTGGCCGGCATCTGCGCCGCGCAGGCGCCTGATCTGCGCGAAGCGGCACGCACCCTGACCCGCTTCGAGCCGTTGTACGCCGCCAACTATCGCGGCCGTTCGGGCCTCAGCGAGGATGCGCGCGGCGCCTGGCTGCATTTCTATTCCATCAGCCCCTACAACGCCTACAACCGTTTCGTGGTGGACTCGGTGCTGGCCGGCTGGCAGACCAACCTGAGCCAGGTGGTCGACCGATCCATCACCGCGGAAAAGGTCGAGATCGAATTTCCTGCACCGGACTACGGCGAACGCTACGAAGCGCTGTTCGGCTGCCCCGTCGAGTTCAGCGCTGGCGCTAATCGCCTGCGCCTGAGCAGCGAAACCCTGGCCCTGCGCAACCCACAGCATTGCCCAGGCACCTGGCGGCACCTGCTGGAGCTGTGCGAACGCGAACTGGAACAGCTGACCCGCACACGCAGCCTGCGCGAACGGGTCATCCAACTGCTCGGCCCGCTGTTGCACGGCCACGAGCCGGATCTGCAGGAAGTGGCGCGCAGCCTGCACCTGCCGAGCTGGACGCTGCGGCGCAAGCTGGCCGAGGAAGGCACGCAGTTTCGCACCATCCTCAACGACACTCGCCGCGACCTGGCCACGGCCTATATCCGCGATACCGAACTGGCCTTCGGCGAGATCGCCTACCTGCTCGGCTTCGCCTCGGCCGAAGCCTTCCAGCGCGCCTTCAAGCGCTGGCTCGGGCAAACACCCGGCGACTACCGCCGCGCGCAACGCAGAGCGGGCTGA